A window of the Pararge aegeria chromosome 2, ilParAegt1.1, whole genome shotgun sequence genome harbors these coding sequences:
- the LOC120633712 gene encoding zinc finger protein 91-like isoform X1, whose protein sequence is MEDNVHDCCRICLDVESRHVSILDDSTINLHIKSCLPINISVNDDLPKSICESCVSQLKEFYNFQLNARCSQDWLESCVQEKSKKSIESKTQVHPLPDSEYNSDSLLEFLNNTENIEEYLNNLGKEDIPSIVNMLDRTVGTEANKIVNGKSLNQLSPKKSPNKTQTTKMDIDVLDSDIKIVKELMKKAVPKNETKSIEKLSCFACKAKLDTIHKLSQHLSICDNAIRTCIYCNILFDSKQKMREHALIHSAFTPLTCNCGKQFDTKDNLLKHCKRCETDHIASMGFVYSCKQCKATFNEWLQMFQHAKEHVRKSEERICDICGHTFIGEESIAKHRKEKHEKPDNPLYRCKVCSFTSPDRKKIFCHVQKHTQAKSTIRHLCESCGRSFANQSVLRNHSLQHAPKSHKCRICQKGFTDMKLKEEHVLEHIEMVMCEKCGQSVKSYKLAEHVCL, encoded by the exons atggaagaCAATGTACATGATTGTTGCCGCATCTGTTTGGACGTTGAATCTAGGCATGTTTCGATTCTGGACGACTCGACAATAAACCTGCATATAAAATCATGCCTTCCCATTAATATATCTGTGAATGATGATCTCCCTAAGTCCATATGCGAGTCCTGTGTGTCTCAATTAAAAGAGTTTTATAATTTCCAATTGAACGCTCGTTGTTCACAAGATTGGTTAGAATCCTGTGTTCAGGAAAAGTCTAAAAAATCTATAGAATCCAAAACGCAAGTCCACCCGCTACCTGATTCCGAGTACAATTCTGACTCGCTTCTAGAGTTTCTCAATAACACTGAAAATATAGAGGAGTATTTAAATAACTTGG GAAAAGAAGATATACCATCTATCGTGAATATGTTAGACAGAACTGTAGGTACAGAggcaaataaaatagttaatggCAAATCATTGAATCAACTAAGTCCCAAGAAATCACcaaataaaacacaaacaaCAAAAATGGATATTGATGTTTTAGATTCGGACATTAAAATAGTTAAGGAGCTAATGAAGAAAGCTGTTCCAAAGAATGAAACGAAAAGCATTGAGAAACTATCTTGTTTTGCTTGCAAAGCTAAATTAGATACGATACATAAGCTATCGCAACATTTAAGCATATGTGATAATGCAATAAGGACTTGCATTTACTGTAACATATTATTcgattcaaaacaaaaaatgagAGAACATGCCCTAATACATTCTGCTTTTACACCTCTCACATGTAACTGCGGTAAACAATTTGATACTAAAGATAATTTACTAAAACATTGTAAGAGATGTGAAACTGATCACATTGCCTCTATGGGTTTCGTTTATTCATGTAAGCAGTGCAAGGCAACGTTTAATGAATGGCTCCAGATGTTTCAACATGCTAAGGAACATGTGAGGAAGTCAGAAGAAAGGATATGTGATATTTGTGGACATACATTTATAGGCGAGGAGTCCATAGCTAAACACAGGAAAGAGAAACATGAGAAACCAGATAATCCGTTGTACAG GTGTAAAGTGTGTAGTTTCACATCGCCGGACCGTAAGAAAATATTCTGCCATgtacaaaaacacacacaggCGAAAAGCACTATAAGACATTTGTGCGAATCATGTGGCCGTAGTTTCGCCAACCAATCCGTGTTGAGGAACCATTCTCTCCAACATGCACCGAAGAGTCACAAATGTCGTATTTGTCAAAAAGGATTTACTGATATGAAATTGAAAGAGGAACATGTATTGGAGCACATTGAAATGGTGATGTGCGAAAAATGTGGCCAGTCTGTTAAAAGTTATAAGTTGGCTGAGCATGTTTGTCTCTAA
- the LOC120633712 gene encoding zinc finger protein 26-like isoform X2, translating to MEDNVHDCCRICLDVESRHVSILDDSTINLHIKSCLPINISVNDDLPKSICESCVSQLKEFYNFQLNARCSQDWLESCVQEKSKKSIESKTQVHPLPDSEYNSDSLLEFLNNTENIEEYLNNLDSDIKIVKELMKKAVPKNETKSIEKLSCFACKAKLDTIHKLSQHLSICDNAIRTCIYCNILFDSKQKMREHALIHSAFTPLTCNCGKQFDTKDNLLKHCKRCETDHIASMGFVYSCKQCKATFNEWLQMFQHAKEHVRKSEERICDICGHTFIGEESIAKHRKEKHEKPDNPLYRCKVCSFTSPDRKKIFCHVQKHTQAKSTIRHLCESCGRSFANQSVLRNHSLQHAPKSHKCRICQKGFTDMKLKEEHVLEHIEMVMCEKCGQSVKSYKLAEHVCL from the exons atggaagaCAATGTACATGATTGTTGCCGCATCTGTTTGGACGTTGAATCTAGGCATGTTTCGATTCTGGACGACTCGACAATAAACCTGCATATAAAATCATGCCTTCCCATTAATATATCTGTGAATGATGATCTCCCTAAGTCCATATGCGAGTCCTGTGTGTCTCAATTAAAAGAGTTTTATAATTTCCAATTGAACGCTCGTTGTTCACAAGATTGGTTAGAATCCTGTGTTCAGGAAAAGTCTAAAAAATCTATAGAATCCAAAACGCAAGTCCACCCGCTACCTGATTCCGAGTACAATTCTGACTCGCTTCTAGAGTTTCTCAATAACACTGAAAATATAGAGGAGTATTTAAATAACTTGG ATTCGGACATTAAAATAGTTAAGGAGCTAATGAAGAAAGCTGTTCCAAAGAATGAAACGAAAAGCATTGAGAAACTATCTTGTTTTGCTTGCAAAGCTAAATTAGATACGATACATAAGCTATCGCAACATTTAAGCATATGTGATAATGCAATAAGGACTTGCATTTACTGTAACATATTATTcgattcaaaacaaaaaatgagAGAACATGCCCTAATACATTCTGCTTTTACACCTCTCACATGTAACTGCGGTAAACAATTTGATACTAAAGATAATTTACTAAAACATTGTAAGAGATGTGAAACTGATCACATTGCCTCTATGGGTTTCGTTTATTCATGTAAGCAGTGCAAGGCAACGTTTAATGAATGGCTCCAGATGTTTCAACATGCTAAGGAACATGTGAGGAAGTCAGAAGAAAGGATATGTGATATTTGTGGACATACATTTATAGGCGAGGAGTCCATAGCTAAACACAGGAAAGAGAAACATGAGAAACCAGATAATCCGTTGTACAG GTGTAAAGTGTGTAGTTTCACATCGCCGGACCGTAAGAAAATATTCTGCCATgtacaaaaacacacacaggCGAAAAGCACTATAAGACATTTGTGCGAATCATGTGGCCGTAGTTTCGCCAACCAATCCGTGTTGAGGAACCATTCTCTCCAACATGCACCGAAGAGTCACAAATGTCGTATTTGTCAAAAAGGATTTACTGATATGAAATTGAAAGAGGAACATGTATTGGAGCACATTGAAATGGTGATGTGCGAAAAATGTGGCCAGTCTGTTAAAAGTTATAAGTTGGCTGAGCATGTTTGTCTCTAA
- the LOC120633725 gene encoding 17-beta-hydroxysteroid dehydrogenase 13-like codes for MRRKNIFVRCIGIIARKFRAIQEVWILPWWGSGGWATAPLWALDAFVLVIKICSTCAMAVFRVLIPPAMKSLYGETVLITGAGAGIGRELAIQFAELGATVVCWDIDARRNNAVVNEIRKKDGDCFGYTIDVTVREQVLSLAARMRQELTDISIVVSNAGALTCAPLANLRTDSVARLVEVNLLAHFWVIKAFLPNMIERRQGHIVAINSSAGLMPCSDMVPYCAAKFGLRGLMDSMSEELRLDTWTKNINTTSVYLASVSTGLYPPPTHRFISWYSEITAREAARKIIEGIRKNKRCICIPSLMMSLIDLNNLMPYRIRIIFTDFFNFGHRGWFCFC; via the exons atgcgtaggaaaaatatatttgtgcGTTGTATAGGTATAATAGCTCGCAAGTTTAGAGCGATTCAAGAAGTATGGATACTGCCTTGGTGGGGAAGTGGAGGGTGGGCAACAGCTCCTCTTTGGGCCCTCGACGCGTTCGTGCTAGTTATAAAGATATGTTCTACATGTGCTATGGCTGTTTTCAGAGTTTTAATACCGCCTGCTATGAAGAGTCTGTATGGAGAAACTGTATTG ATAACTGGCGCAGGCGCAGGGATAGGAAGAGAGTTAGCAATTCAATTTGCAGAGTTGGGGGCCACAGTTGTTTGCTGGGATATTGATGCCAGACGCAACAACGCCGTCGTTAATGAAATAAGGAAGAAAGATGGAGAT TGCTTCGGCTACACAATAGATGTAACGGTCAGAGAACAAGTGTTGTCACTAGCAGCTCGTATGCGACAGGAACTAACGGATATTTCCATCGTAGTCAGCAACGCAGGCGCCTTGACTTGCGCACCGTTGGCAAATCTACGAACGGACTCAGTTGCTAGACTTGTTGAGGTGAATCTACTGGCACACTTTTGG GTAATTAAAGCGTTCTTGCCAAATATGATAGAGCGCCGGCAGGGGCACATAGTGGCGATCAACTCTAGCGCTGGTCTGATGCCGTGTTCCGATATGGTGCCTTACTGCGCAGCGAAATTTGGACTCAGAG GTTTGATGGACTCGATGAGTGAAGAGCTCCGTTTAGACACTTGGACAAAGAACATTAATACAACATCAGTTTACTTGGCATCTGTCTCCACTGGTCTTTACCCGCCGCCTACCCACCGTTTTATCTCGTGGTATTCAGAGATCACGGCGAGAGAGGCCGCGAGGAAAATAATagaag gTATTCGCAAAAACAAGAGGTGTATCTGCATACCTTCATTGATGATGTCTCTCATAGACCTTAATAACCTTATGCCTTACAGAATAAGGATCATTTTTACCGATTTCTTCAATTTTGGACACAGAGGCTGGTTTTGTTTCTGCTAA